Proteins encoded together in one Oncorhynchus masou masou isolate Uvic2021 chromosome 3, UVic_Omas_1.1, whole genome shotgun sequence window:
- the camk2n1a gene encoding calcium/calmodulin-dependent protein kinase II inhibitor 1a encodes MSEVLPYSEGKMSGYGDSEASQVSFSCGLQDTNSFFGASQAKRPPKLGQIGRAKRVVIEDDRIDDVLKGMADKSSPGV; translated from the exons ATGTCCGAGGTACTGCCGTACAGCGAGGGGAAAATGAGCGGCTATGGAGACAGCGAGGCCAGTCAGGTGTCCTTTAGCTGCGGACTACAGGACACCAATTCGTTCTTCGGTGCGTCGCAAGCGAAAAGACCCCCAAAGCTGGGACAGATCGGCAGAGCCAAGAGAG TGGTCATCGAAGACGACAGAATAGACGACGTTCTAAAGGGGATGGCAGACAAGTCGTCACCAGGTGTTTAA